A single window of Sphingobacteriales bacterium DNA harbors:
- a CDS encoding HipA N-terminal domain-containing protein gives MRKGNVYYKNRLAGLIAENEDGYTFQYNEEFLNSTSVKSISLTLPIQKQPYQSKILFPFFDGLIPEGWLLNIAVANWKINARDRFGLLLTLCNDCIGCISIKTIEE, from the coding sequence ATGAGAAAAGGAAATGTTTATTACAAAAATAGATTAGCAGGACTTATTGCTGAAAATGAAGATGGCTATACATTTCAGTATAACGAAGAATTTTTAAATTCAACTTCTGTAAAATCTATTAGTTTAACATTGCCAATTCAAAAACAACCTTATCAAAGTAAAATATTATTTCCATTTTTTGATGGTTTAATTCCTGAAGGATGGTTATTGAATATTGCAGTTGCTAACTGGAAAATAAATGCAAGAGATAGGTTTGGTTTATTGCTAACCTTGTGTAATGATTGTATTGGTTGTATTTCAATTAAAACCATTGAAGAATGA
- a CDS encoding site-specific integrase — protein sequence MKITLRKRKSTKTDRITLYLEIYKGYIKDENGKIKHLRDYEYLDYYLYANPKSPAQKQHNKENEKSAEAVKAQMILEIQNGTYGFNNLHKLNTNFIEYFKKLTQDRYSSLGNYGNWDSTLKHLLNYSSATITFKDITPEFCEGFKDYLLTKVKIREDKLLSKNAASSYFNKFKASLNQALDDKIINDNPAKRIKSIKPEETTREYLTKEELQALMNTDCRYDVLKRAFLFSCFSGLRWSDINTLTWNKLQDYEDGTRIHFTQQKTKGVEYLDIPKEALKYLGERQYNENRVFVGLKYSDYMNTAISRWMLKAGITKQITFHCARHTYATLLLTNNVDIYTVSKMLGHRELKTTQIYAKVIDQKKRDAVNVFDGMFK from the coding sequence ATGAAAATAACATTACGCAAACGAAAATCCACAAAAACAGATAGAATAACACTATACTTAGAAATCTATAAAGGCTATATCAAAGATGAAAATGGTAAAATAAAACATCTTAGAGATTATGAGTATTTAGATTATTATTTGTACGCTAATCCAAAATCTCCAGCCCAAAAACAACACAACAAGGAAAATGAAAAATCGGCGGAGGCTGTTAAAGCACAAATGATTTTAGAAATTCAAAATGGAACTTATGGCTTTAATAACCTCCACAAACTAAATACAAATTTTATAGAATACTTTAAGAAGCTAACCCAAGATAGATATAGTAGTTTGGGAAATTATGGCAACTGGGACAGTACGCTAAAGCATCTCCTTAACTATTCAAGTGCTACAATTACCTTTAAAGACATTACACCAGAGTTTTGTGAGGGCTTTAAAGACTACCTACTAACTAAAGTTAAAATTAGAGAAGATAAATTATTGTCTAAAAATGCGGCTTCATCATATTTTAATAAATTTAAAGCATCTTTAAACCAAGCACTTGACGACAAAATAATCAATGACAACCCAGCAAAAAGAATTAAAAGCATTAAGCCAGAGGAAACAACGAGAGAATATCTAACAAAAGAAGAGTTACAAGCTCTAATGAATACAGATTGCAGATACGATGTACTAAAGAGAGCGTTTTTATTTAGTTGCTTTAGTGGGCTTCGTTGGTCTGATATTAACACATTAACTTGGAATAAATTACAAGATTATGAAGATGGAACGAGAATACATTTTACACAACAAAAGACCAAAGGCGTAGAATACTTAGATATTCCGAAAGAGGCATTAAAATATTTAGGAGAACGACAATACAATGAAAATAGAGTGTTTGTTGGGCTTAAATATAGCGACTATATGAATACTGCAATTTCAAGATGGATGTTAAAGGCTGGAATTACCAAACAAATTACATTTCATTGTGCAAGGCATACATACGCAACACTTTTGCTTACCAATAACGTAGATATTTATACGGTCTCAAAAATGCTGGGTCATAGAGAATTAAAGACTACACAGATTTATGCTAAAGTAATTGACCAGAAAAAAAGAGATGCAGTAAACGTATTTGATGGAATGTTTAAATAA
- a CDS encoding helix-turn-helix domain-containing protein, translating to MENKTLEQRLEKIEILLQSQKTLLLSQKVVFNLDELVQYTNLSHSFIYKLTSKGGIPFYRPNGKQLYFNKIEIDIWLQRNPAKTNEQIRNEVITQITLGNNKRK from the coding sequence ATGGAAAACAAAACATTAGAACAAAGATTAGAGAAGATTGAAATATTATTACAATCTCAAAAAACATTATTACTATCTCAAAAGGTAGTTTTCAATTTAGACGAGTTAGTACAATATACTAATTTGTCTCATAGTTTCATTTATAAGCTAACAAGCAAAGGAGGTATTCCATTTTACAGACCAAATGGGAAACAACTCTATTTTAATAAAATAGAAATAGATATTTGGTTACAACGCAATCCAGCCAAAACAAATGAACAAATAAGGAACGAAGTAATAACACAAATTACTTTAGGAAATAATAAGCGAAAATAA
- a CDS encoding terminase, translating to MIIDFSKYYTPKPKQLEAHKCRAKYILFGGSMGGGKSWWLCAEAIKQAMKYKGNRLVIVRKELSVLKRTILVTFFSICPKEIIASFNQTSLEVTFINGSKLVFLDANISKDPLLQKLKGLEIGWFGIDEANEVAKDAYNILKTRLRWILPNKQKPSYEGRLTSNPETCWLIDVFINSKNPNEVYIKSITTDNYDENSEYVKNLKDAFKDTPNLLRKYLFADWSILDAINQLMPSEKLHNSKNKLSGGYGTSLGVDVARFGDDNSVFIVLIDGNIELIETYPYTPLNEVVDKTIELINRYNISPDYVGVDSVGLGAGVVDSLHALGYDVIELNGGSKPIDEDNTDTFLPFNLRSQMYYNLRNEIIAGNIGGIENDSLIQELTAIKYEISSDRKLRINSKEAIKKILGKSPDLADALCYANWVKTFRGVYNPMLPIFGGY from the coding sequence ATGATAATAGATTTTTCAAAATACTATACACCAAAGCCTAAACAGTTAGAAGCTCACAAATGTAGAGCTAAGTATATTTTATTTGGTGGCTCGATGGGTGGAGGTAAAAGCTGGTGGCTTTGTGCAGAGGCTATAAAACAAGCAATGAAGTACAAAGGCAATAGATTAGTGATTGTAAGAAAGGAATTATCGGTTTTGAAAAGAACTATATTAGTTACATTTTTTTCTATTTGTCCTAAAGAAATTATTGCATCGTTTAATCAAACTTCATTAGAGGTTACTTTTATCAATGGCTCAAAATTAGTATTCTTAGATGCAAATATTAGCAAAGACCCATTACTACAAAAACTCAAAGGATTAGAGATAGGCTGGTTTGGTATTGATGAAGCTAACGAGGTAGCAAAAGATGCTTATAATATCCTTAAAACTCGTTTGAGATGGATATTACCCAACAAGCAAAAGCCAAGCTATGAGGGTCGTCTTACATCAAATCCAGAGACTTGTTGGTTAATTGATGTATTCATTAATTCTAAAAATCCAAATGAAGTTTATATCAAAAGTATTACAACCGACAATTACGATGAAAATAGCGAATATGTAAAAAATTTAAAAGATGCCTTTAAAGATACACCTAACCTTTTGCGAAAATATTTATTTGCAGACTGGAGTATTTTAGATGCCATTAACCAACTAATGCCAAGTGAGAAGCTACACAATTCAAAAAATAAATTAAGTGGAGGCTATGGAACTTCTTTAGGTGTAGATGTAGCTCGATTTGGAGACGATAATTCTGTTTTTATAGTATTGATAGATGGAAACATTGAATTGATAGAAACCTATCCATATACGCCTTTAAATGAAGTCGTAGATAAAACAATAGAACTCATTAATCGGTATAACATTTCTCCAGATTATGTAGGTGTAGATAGTGTTGGGTTAGGTGCTGGTGTAGTAGATAGCCTCCACGCTTTAGGTTACGATGTAATAGAACTTAATGGAGGCTCTAAGCCTATTGATGAAGATAATACAGATACATTCTTACCTTTCAATTTACGCTCACAAATGTACTATAATTTGAGAAATGAAATTATAGCTGGAAATATTGGAGGCATAGAAAATGATAGCTTAATTCAAGAATTAACAGCCATTAAATACGAAATTAGTTCGGATAGAAAATTGAGAATAAACTCAAAAGAAGCTATTAAGAAAATATTAGGCAAAAGCCCAGACCTTGCAGATGCTTTATGTTATGCCAACTGGGTAAAAACATTCAGAGGTGTTTATAATCCTATGTTACCGATTTTTGGAGGCTATTAA
- a CDS encoding ATP-binding protein, giving the protein MQVDNYSMGLDLIGRLNNTILHTSKSLYPLFECIINSIHSIEDLKKGKEKGYVEIIIERDETQHIVSKDFYEDSRPIKSFTIIDNGIGFNESNFQSFRTGDSRLKLQKGSKGIGRFVWLKAFKSVKINSVFSEGGKIYERDFDFKFSDAGIENHTIAPINDKSTKTIINLINFIPKYQKHCPKHINDIALKVIDHCLVYFLYDNCPTIIIKDPINNTQIVVNDLFTENKRDHIKEIEFEFKEETFKLNILELYGNTGKSNKLHFCSNMREVKNYNLSSLIPDLSKSLKDENGIDFFIRAYVTGTYLDKIVNPERTTLSFPEVEERDPYRLQTITEEDLKEKVVEEIQIALSEYLLEIWEDKMEFVTDFIQNEAPQFRSLLKYKSNRIENLKPTTNKRTLDLELYKIMQDLEYEVKEQYFELDEELDSEDDRDEYQKRYDEYIEKVIDVGSAKLSQYIIHRKTILDILTKQLELNEDGKYSLENSIHQIIFPLKSTSDDISYDKQNLWIIDEKLSYHKYLASDLPFNQMNKDIIYNDSTDRPDVVIFNSPIALVNNDPPYQSIVILEFKRPMRKAFSEEKNPIEQIYGYIRKIHERKGTDNKGRIIQGVTSSTPSYCYLVCDITPKIAEIAENSDFTATPDNLGYFGFNKKLNAYIEIISYHKMVNDAKQRNRILFEKLNLPNT; this is encoded by the coding sequence ATGCAGGTAGATAATTATAGTATGGGTTTGGATTTAATCGGTAGATTAAATAATACTATACTGCATACCAGTAAATCTCTCTATCCTTTATTTGAATGTATTATTAATTCAATACATTCAATAGAAGATTTAAAGAAAGGAAAAGAGAAAGGTTATGTTGAAATAATTATTGAGAGAGATGAAACTCAACATATAGTAAGTAAAGATTTTTATGAAGATTCAAGACCTATTAAATCATTTACAATTATTGATAATGGAATAGGATTTAATGAAAGTAACTTTCAATCATTTAGAACTGGAGATAGTAGATTAAAGCTACAAAAAGGCTCTAAAGGTATTGGTAGATTTGTTTGGTTAAAAGCATTTAAGTCTGTAAAGATAAATAGTGTATTTTCGGAGGGAGGTAAAATATATGAACGAGATTTTGATTTTAAGTTTAGTGATGCTGGTATAGAAAATCATACTATTGCTCCAATAAATGATAAGTCCACAAAGACAATCATTAATTTAATAAATTTCATTCCAAAGTATCAAAAACATTGTCCAAAACATATAAACGATATTGCATTAAAGGTTATTGACCATTGTTTAGTCTATTTTTTATATGATAATTGCCCTACAATTATCATTAAAGACCCTATTAACAATACACAGATTGTAGTAAATGATTTATTTACTGAAAACAAAAGAGACCATATAAAAGAAATTGAATTTGAATTTAAAGAAGAAACCTTTAAGTTGAATATTTTAGAATTATATGGCAATACTGGAAAATCTAATAAACTTCATTTTTGCTCAAATATGAGAGAAGTAAAGAATTACAATTTATCTTCTCTTATTCCAGATTTAAGTAAATCACTAAAAGATGAAAATGGTATTGACTTCTTTATTAGAGCTTATGTTACTGGCACATATTTAGATAAAATTGTTAATCCAGAAAGAACTACACTAAGTTTTCCAGAGGTGGAGGAAAGAGACCCTTATAGGCTTCAAACCATTACAGAGGAGGATTTAAAAGAAAAAGTTGTAGAAGAGATACAAATAGCTCTAAGTGAATATTTATTAGAAATCTGGGAGGATAAGATGGAGTTTGTAACAGATTTTATTCAAAATGAAGCACCACAATTTAGAAGCCTATTAAAATATAAATCTAATAGAATTGAAAATCTAAAACCGACTACAAATAAAAGAACGCTGGATTTAGAATTATATAAAATAATGCAGGATTTAGAGTATGAGGTTAAGGAACAATATTTTGAATTAGATGAAGAGTTGGATAGTGAAGATGATAGAGATGAATACCAAAAAAGATATGATGAATACATTGAAAAAGTAATTGATGTTGGTAGTGCAAAATTGTCTCAATACATTATTCACAGAAAAACAATATTGGATATTCTTACTAAGCAATTAGAGTTAAATGAAGATGGAAAATATAGTTTAGAGAATAGCATACATCAAATAATATTTCCTTTAAAATCTACCTCTGACGATATAAGCTATGATAAACAAAACCTATGGATAATTGATGAAAAGCTATCATATCATAAATATTTAGCATCTGATTTGCCATTTAATCAGATGAATAAAGATATTATATACAATGATAGTACAGACCGACCAGATGTAGTTATCTTTAACAGTCCAATAGCACTCGTTAATAACGACCCACCATATCAATCAATAGTTATTCTGGAATTTAAAAGACCTATGCGAAAAGCATTTAGTGAAGAGAAAAATCCTATTGAGCAAATTTATGGCTATATTAGAAAGATACACGAAAGAAAAGGAACTGATAATAAAGGTCGTATTATACAAGGCGTTACGTCCTCCACGCCCTCCTATTGTTATTTAGTTTGCGATATAACACCCAAAATAGCAGAGATAGCGGAAAATTCAGACTTTACAGCTACTCCAGATAATTTAGGCTATTTTGGCTTTAATAAGAAGCTAAACGCATATATAGAGATAATTAGCTATCACAAAATGGTTAATGATGCTAAACAGAGAAATAGAATATTATTTGAAAAATTAAATTTACCTAATACTTAA
- a CDS encoding XrtN system VIT domain-containing protein, with amino-acid sequence MNTSDQQNISKDWKMYSIGVVLTIVSAIIFALWQHNLEFDLGIQTFIHFGIFLLLVFSNSFIKIFRIKTWTSSLATYPIIVSGIISCFALNRSMQLFYISTTWWSVFIVVNMAILLFKPLLEFGGTFVKTILYSSLFCSAIIFLYYSIILIPNYIVGLIGIIVLGIGFHAFIPLISFIYIARNLYKAAVENKIYSRIYIITSITIFSIVIIYAIRWNTQINKINNQTQFLELQKEKAIPKWMYIAQRLPDNNMSKKILLTNILYPSLDEMFNFDIDGFIDNNNYNIDKVHDPLVLISAAFSNEINLDEKDIIKILESNYDASHLTEQRLWRGDDLSTYSMTTNVRIYPKQRLSYTEKILNIENKNPYPSNQQEAIYTFYLPEGAAVSSLSLWINGIEEKAYLSSRQKASNAYNTIVGIEKRDPSVVHWQEGNKVSVRVFPCTPTEKRKFKIGITAPLTHNNKKLSYKNIICEGPNFEDTKEIVQINFTDTIEKLDKPYFLDKRGSNHLIGQHQLDGWAITFDALKVNEGTFHFKDKSYIISEDKINNKEFIAKNIYVDVNKSWSKNEWKSILDAFQDKNIMVYNNQWIKVDVHNQAEIFKSLHQFNFTLLPFYTIKDNAHSIVITKAYNNGPSLDELKNSGYFNNTNEYFCANKIKVINIGDECATIYKTLKEYSAIELYQTNLDAAITLLQKNEFPDRLNSDTQIHLDNETKITSVPKLAITKNAPDHVFRLFAYNQAMHQMSIETLQNDSIAPLAYELVSDANVVSPISSLIVLETQNDYDRFDIKKDKDALDNADIHNDGAVPEPHEWMLIILLLVSVLYINLKSSKYAYLFSK; translated from the coding sequence ATGAACACAAGTGACCAACAAAACATCAGCAAAGATTGGAAAATGTACAGCATAGGTGTTGTACTTACCATCGTATCAGCCATTATTTTTGCATTATGGCAACACAACTTAGAGTTTGATTTAGGCATACAAACATTTATCCATTTCGGAATTTTTTTACTCTTAGTATTTAGTAATTCATTTATAAAAATATTTAGAATAAAAACATGGACAAGTTCTTTAGCTACTTATCCAATTATTGTAAGTGGCATTATTAGTTGCTTTGCACTAAACAGAAGCATGCAACTGTTTTATATTTCTACAACTTGGTGGTCAGTATTTATTGTTGTTAATATGGCAATATTATTATTTAAGCCATTGTTAGAATTTGGAGGAACATTTGTAAAAACAATACTCTACAGTTCTTTATTCTGTTCGGCAATTATATTTTTGTATTATAGTATTATACTAATACCAAATTACATCGTTGGATTAATTGGAATTATTGTACTTGGCATCGGATTTCATGCATTTATACCATTAATATCATTTATATATATTGCAAGAAATTTATACAAAGCTGCAGTTGAAAACAAAATCTACAGTAGAATATATATAATTACATCCATCACAATATTTAGTATTGTAATAATTTATGCTATTCGATGGAATACTCAAATCAATAAGATAAATAATCAAACTCAGTTTTTAGAATTACAAAAAGAGAAAGCAATTCCAAAATGGATGTACATTGCGCAGCGACTGCCAGACAACAATATGTCTAAAAAAATATTATTAACTAATATTTTATATCCAAGTCTTGACGAGATGTTCAATTTTGATATTGATGGATTTATTGATAACAACAACTACAACATAGATAAAGTACATGATCCATTGGTATTAATTAGTGCTGCATTTTCTAATGAAATAAATTTAGATGAAAAAGATATCATTAAAATATTAGAATCAAACTATGATGCATCACATCTAACAGAACAAAGATTGTGGCGTGGCGATGATTTGTCTACCTATAGCATGACAACAAATGTTAGAATTTATCCAAAACAAAGATTATCATATACAGAAAAGATATTGAATATAGAAAACAAAAATCCATATCCATCAAATCAACAAGAAGCTATTTATACATTTTATTTACCAGAAGGTGCTGCTGTAAGTTCGCTCTCACTTTGGATAAATGGCATTGAAGAAAAGGCATATTTAAGTAGTAGACAAAAAGCAAGCAATGCATACAATACAATTGTTGGTATAGAAAAAAGAGATCCATCTGTGGTGCATTGGCAAGAAGGCAACAAAGTAAGTGTGCGAGTATTTCCATGTACGCCAACTGAGAAAAGAAAGTTTAAAATTGGCATCACTGCACCATTAACACATAACAATAAAAAGCTATCTTATAAAAATATAATTTGTGAAGGACCAAATTTTGAGGATACAAAAGAAATTGTACAAATCAATTTTACAGACACCATAGAGAAATTAGACAAGCCATATTTTTTAGATAAAAGAGGCAGCAACCATCTAATTGGTCAACATCAATTAGATGGTTGGGCAATAACTTTTGATGCTCTAAAAGTAAACGAAGGAACTTTTCATTTCAAAGACAAAAGCTATATCATTAGTGAAGACAAAATCAACAACAAAGAATTTATTGCAAAAAATATTTATGTAGATGTAAATAAATCATGGTCAAAAAATGAATGGAAAAGTATTCTAGATGCATTTCAAGACAAGAACATCATGGTATATAATAATCAATGGATAAAAGTAGATGTACACAACCAAGCAGAAATATTCAAATCCTTACATCAATTTAATTTCACCTTACTACCATTCTATACTATCAAAGATAATGCGCATAGTATTGTTATAACAAAAGCATACAACAATGGACCAAGTTTAGATGAATTAAAAAACAGTGGCTATTTCAATAATACAAATGAATATTTCTGTGCAAATAAAATAAAAGTAATAAACATTGGAGATGAGTGTGCTACAATTTATAAAACACTAAAAGAATACAGTGCAATAGAATTGTATCAAACAAATTTAGATGCTGCAATTACTCTACTACAAAAAAATGAATTTCCAGATAGACTAAATTCTGATACACAAATACATCTAGACAATGAAACAAAAATAACAAGTGTACCAAAATTAGCTATTACAAAAAATGCACCAGACCATGTATTTAGATTATTTGCATACAACCAAGCTATGCATCAAATGAGTATAGAAACATTACAAAACGATAGCATTGCACCACTAGCTTATGAATTAGTAAGTGATGCAAATGTTGTGAGTCCAATAAGTAGTTTAATTGTTTTAGAAACACAAAATGATTACGATAGATTTGATATTAAAAAAGATAAAGACGCACTAGACAACGCAGACATTCACAATGATGGTGCAGTGCCAGAACCACACGAATGGATGCTTATCATTTTGCTATTAGTTAGTGTATTATATATCAATCTAAAATCATCAAAATATGCTTACCTATTCAGTAAATAG
- the xrtN gene encoding exosortase N, translating to MLTYSVNRTISYSINQYAIICACICIYCILSFVFINDYLRLSILQIGAMIAYVVLAPIQTTKKANNYVLVFSLVAILLYWHTQITTLLYLSSLILSIEFLSIFFGRLSINAYIMALLCSPIFTMVSSIIGFPLRLKLTYWASEILNLCIQNCSAEGNQLVINQEPFIIDEACAGLHMLLAGFVFAVLLVEHFKKKQQQALSMLTLFSFYVFVLISIITSNIIRICMLVLFKIFPENSMHYGIGIIGFVVYTMIPTYFVLKYLFKKFGKDINTKETTTSNIQQKISYALFISIIIIGTYTMIFEQNKMQPVADLPIQYLSHYEKEKLDYDIVKYKNNDKLVYVKPMPYFFSSEHNPLYCWKGSGYKIKQFKKYVVGNNTIFIGNIVKNNSTIHTAWFYSNGKTCTTEQLEWRWKSFIHQEPFYLISVSSSSKATIINLANKLIKENTK from the coding sequence ATGCTTACCTATTCAGTAAATAGAACAATAAGTTACAGCATCAATCAATATGCAATAATATGTGCTTGTATATGTATCTATTGCATATTATCATTTGTTTTTATCAATGATTATTTAAGATTGTCTATACTGCAAATTGGTGCAATGATAGCATATGTTGTACTTGCACCAATACAAACAACAAAGAAAGCAAATAATTATGTACTAGTATTTAGCTTAGTTGCTATCTTATTGTATTGGCATACACAAATTACAACATTACTCTATCTATCATCATTAATATTAAGCATAGAGTTTCTAAGTATATTCTTTGGAAGACTAAGCATCAATGCATACATAATGGCATTGTTGTGTTCGCCTATTTTTACTATGGTTTCGAGCATAATTGGTTTCCCACTAAGATTAAAATTGACTTATTGGGCATCAGAAATATTAAACCTATGTATACAAAATTGTAGCGCAGAAGGCAACCAATTAGTCATCAATCAAGAACCATTCATTATAGATGAAGCATGCGCAGGTTTGCACATGCTTTTAGCAGGATTTGTGTTTGCTGTTTTGTTGGTAGAACATTTTAAGAAGAAACAGCAGCAGGCACTTTCTATGCTAACCTTATTTTCATTTTATGTATTTGTATTAATAAGCATTATAACAAGCAATATCATAAGAATTTGTATGTTGGTACTGTTTAAAATATTTCCTGAAAATAGTATGCATTATGGTATTGGCATTATTGGATTTGTTGTCTATACTATGATTCCAACCTATTTTGTTTTGAAATATTTATTTAAAAAATTTGGAAAAGACATTAATACAAAAGAAACAACAACATCAAACATACAACAAAAAATAAGCTATGCTTTGTTTATCTCAATTATTATTATTGGCACTTATACTATGATTTTTGAACAAAATAAAATGCAACCAGTTGCAGATTTACCAATACAATATTTAAGTCATTACGAAAAAGAAAAATTAGACTACGACATTGTAAAATATAAAAACAACGATAAGTTGGTATATGTAAAACCTATGCCCTATTTTTTTAGTAGCGAACACAATCCATTGTATTGTTGGAAAGGAAGTGGATATAAAATTAAACAGTTTAAAAAATATGTAGTTGGCAACAATACGATTTTCATTGGCAATATTGTAAAAAACAATAGTACAATTCACACAGCATGGTTTTATTCTAATGGCAAAACTTGTACCACAGAACAACTAGAATGGCGTTGGAAAAGTTTTATACACCAAGAGCCATTTTATTTAATAAGTGTATCAAGTAGTAGCAAAGCAACCATAATAAATTTAGCTAATAAACTTATAAAAGAAAATACAAAATGA